A region of the Sinorhizobium arboris LMG 14919 genome:
GCATTCGCAACCTCCATCATGCGATCGATCCAAAGTCGCTAGCGATCGTCGGTGCCTCTGATCGCGCCGGATCGCTTGGCCGGGTCGTCATCCAGAATGTGATCGGCACCGGATTTGAGGGAGAAATCTGGCCGATTAACCCTAAACATGAGCAGGTCGCAGGCCATCGCTGCTATAGCCGAGTAGCGGACGTTCCCGGTGTCCCCGACCTCGCCGTCATTGTCACTCCACCGCAGACCGTGCCGGCTCTGATCCATGAGCTGGGCAAAAAAGGGACCCGCGCTGCGGTGGTCATCACGGCCGGTATCAACGCTGACGAGGGCCTGAAACAAGCGATGCTCGAGGCGGCGAAACCATTTCTCCTTCGCATCATCGGCCCGAATACAGTGGGCCTTATCGTGCCTTCCGCGAGGCTGAATGCGAGCTTCGCGCATATGCAGGCACAGCGGGGCGGAATCGCGCTGCTTTCGCAATCCGGAGCGATTACGACTTCGTTGATCGACTGGGCCGCGGACAACAATGTCGGTTTTTCGAAGATCGTCTCCCTTGGCGACATGGCCGATGCAGATGCCGGCGATTTTCTCGACCTGTTCGCGGGAGATCCCGAGACGCACGCGATAGTCATGTATCTCGAGACCATTTCCAATCCCCGGAAATTCCTGTCCGCGGCGCGCGCAGCGGCTCGGGTAAAGCCAGTCGTCGCCATCAAGGCGGGCCGTCATGCCGAGGCGGCCAAAGCGGCCGCCACGCATACCGGTGCGCTTTCGGGAGCCGATCGCGTCGTTGACGCGGCCTTGCGTCGTGCCGGCATCTTGAGGATTGAAGGCCTTGGCGAATTGTTCGACGCGACAGAAACCGTCGCGCGTTTTCCCCCTCTTGAGCGCGGCCGTGTCGCAATCGTCACCAATGGTGGCGGAGCCGGCGTTCTCGTCGTGGATCGCCTGGTGGACTTCGCTTGCGCGCTCGCAGATCTTTCCCCGGACACCATCCGCGCACTCGATCGAATTCTTCCCGCCAATTGGTCGCGCGACAATCCCGTCGACATAATCGGTGATGCACCGCCCGACCGCTATAGGAGGGCGGTCGAGATCATCGCTCAGGATCCGGAACTGGACATTCTGATCGTCATGAATTGCCCGACCGGCCTCGCCTCGCCCGTCGATGCCGCCCGTGCGGTCGCGTCCCTTGCGCGGTCAGGGACAATCTCGGGGAAACCGGTCCTCACATGCTGGTTAGGCGGTCGAACCGCCGGTGCCGGGCGTGAGGTGCTGCAGCAGGCGGGGCTGGCATCTTACGACACACCGTCCGACGTCGCCTTGGCGGCTTCTTATCTCGCCAGATGGTCAAAGGCGCAGCAGGCACTGGTGCGGGTGCCATCGAGCCAAGACGAGGAAGTGCCATGCGATCGCGCCCTGGTACAGTCCATTTTCCACAAGGTGGCGGCCGAAGGCCGCCGGATGCTGAGCGAATTGGAGGCCAAGTCCGTGATCGCGGCCTACGGCATTCCCGTTCCTCACACCGTAATCGCAAAGTCACCGGAGGAGGCGGAAGCGGTAGCCGGCCGGCTTCTTGCGGGCGCGACGAAGGTGGTGATCAAATTGGTGTCAAAGTCGATCACACACAAATCCGATGTGGGCGGCGTCGTTCTCGACATCCGGAGCGCAGTCGCCGCTCGCCAGGCTGCCGAGGCGATGGCGGCGCGGCTCAAGGTCCACGACCCGACTGCCGTTGTCGACGGTTTTGCCGTGCAGCCGATGATTGAACGCAAACATGCGTGGGAACTGATCGCGGGAATAAGCCGAGACTCAATCTTCGGTCCCGTCGTTCTATTCGGATCGGGAGGTGTTTCGGTGGAAGTGGTCGCAGACACCGCGGTGGCGCTTCCGCCACTCGACGCCGTGCTCGCCGGCGACCTGATCGACCAGACACGGGTCGGCAAGCTCCTCGCCGGTTTCCGCAACGAGCCGCCGGCAGACAGATCAGCGATCTGCAAAGCACTAACGGCGCTCTCCCAGATGACCGTCGATTTCCCCTGCGTGCTTTCGATGGATATCAATCCTCTGGTCGCCAGCGCAGAGGGCGTCACCGCGCTCGACGCCCGCATCGAGATCGACCCGCAAACCGTCGCGCGTCCAGGCCCTAACCGCGATCTCGCGATCCGCCCATATCCGAGCGGGTGGGAAAAGCAGGTGACGCTCGCTGACCGGCTCTACCATCTGCGGCCAATCAGGCCGCCAGACGCGGCGCTCTATCCGGATTTTCTGTCAAAGACGTCCTCGGCTGACATCCGATTTCGTTTCCTGTCCTCGCGGAAGCACTTTCAGGACCAGATGTTGGTGAGGCTCACACAGATTGACTACGAGCGCGAGATGGCCTTCGTTGCTCTCGACAGGCAAAGCGGCGAGCTTGCAGGCATTGCTAGGCTTTACGCGGATCCGGATCACGAGGCCGCCGAATATGGCTTGCTGATCAGGACCGATCTGCAGGGACACGGACTTGGCTGGGCGCTCCTGGCCCAGTTGAGGGATTATGCCACGGCCGACGGACTGAAACGCATCGAAGGTCTCATTCTGAGTGACAATGCGAAGATGTTGAAAATGTGCAAGGAATTCGGGTTTTCGATCTCGTCGCACCCGACTGATGCGACCCTGAGGATCGCAACACTGGCACTCCAGTCTCAGGCGTAAGCCTCTTGACCGGGATCAATGTGGCCGTCCCCCATCTGGCGTAGATTGGCTTTCAGAAAGCCATCTATCTGGGGAGACCGGAGCAGTGACCTACAAGACTGTTCTTCTAGTGCTCGATGCAAATCAGTATGAAACGGACCTCACCGCGGCGGCAGATCTCTGCGCGGCGGCTCAAGCCCATCTGTCGGTCCTCCTCGTGAAACTCGCCGCTCCTCCTCAGTTCGCAGATCATGCGGGCCTCTCGGTTGCGTGGCTGGACGTACGGATGGCCGAGATCGAACAGCTCGAAAAAGCCGTTCAGGCGGCACAAACGACTCTCAAAGATCTCGGAGTGTCATTCGACGTCGCCGGCGAACACACCGAGCCCGCATGGGCCGACAACATCGTTGGTGGGCGTGCACGCTATGCTGACGTTACGGTGATGGGGGCCAGCATGGATCCCTCGTTGTGGACGCGCGCCATAGAAGGCGCGCTTTTCTATTCGGCCCGCCCGGTCCTGCTTGCAGGCCGCCGCCGATCGGCGACCCTGCTTCCGAAGAGGATTGTGCTGGCGTGGAACTCGAGTTTCGAATCCACAAGGGCCGCTCGCGAAGTGCTCGATATGATGAGAGGTGCGGAAGCTGTGAATGTCGTATTGGTTGATCCGACGGCGGCTTCAGCCAGAAACGGAGAAGAACCGGGTGCCGATGTGGCGAGATATCTCGCTCGCCACGGCATAAAGGTGACCGTCGATAGGCTTTCGAGTGAGGGGCGCCGGGTCGAGGAAGTTCTCAATCAGCATGCGCTCGACACCTCCGCCGACTTGATCGTCATGGGTGCATATGGGCATTCGCGTCTCCGCGAAAAGATATTTGGTGGCGTTACCAAGGCGATGATCGAGGCACCGATCGTGCCGGTGTTGATGGTCCGCTGACGGTCACTGATGCCGAAAGGAAACTCAGAGGCGCCACCGGCGCCGCTGGTTTGGTGGCTTGTCATTCATGCCGCGCCTTCGAATGCGGCCGGTGTTGCAAAGAAGGCGGGCCTCATATCGCGCCCATCATCCGGGCCGTCAGCAGCCGCTTCGCCGCATATCTTCTTCTGCGTCGATATCGACGAAGCAAGCATGGAACCGCAACGTAGGGGAGCCATACCTATGCACGTGCACTCACACTCGTCACCTACTTTTTGGACCAATTCGGCGGAGACACCGATCTCGGTCGAGGGTGCGAACGTCCTTTTCTCGCTCGGCCGTCTTCAGACCGACGCGTTTAATGCAATGCTTCGCTATCAAATCGAAGCGTTGGGATTCCTGAAGAGCCGCTGTGAGCAGGACCTGCAGTTTCTGCAGGAAATCTGGTCGCCTGGTCACGTGAACGACTCTTTCGATTTGTGGTGCTGCTTTTGGCAAAAGGCCTTCCTCGACTACTCGAGGGAGGCAGGCCGCGTTGCGGACATCGGCTCCAATATCGCAGCCAAGGCGGCAAAGCGCATTCATGGAGAAGAAAAGCTGTTGGCCGAGAACCTGGTCGCGCAAACGGTGATTTAGCCGGGGCGGCGCGGCTCCGGGGAGGCAAGCATGCTTGAAATGGAGCGGCAGCTCAAGCAAACCGAGGCGCATCCGATGAACACGGCAACCCTCCTTGAAACCGCGTCGCTCAACCGGGGCGTTGCAGTCGACGACGGTCTTTCCGTGGGGTTAAGCCAGCAGGAGGCGGACATCCGGCTCACACAATTTGGGCCGAATACCCTTCCCGAACCGCGAGTGCCGTCCCTGATCGCGACGTTCTTGCACCAATTTCGCAGTCCGCTCATTTATATCCTGCTGGCAGCGACCTTTGTGTCACTCGCGCTCGGTGATGTGCGGGACGCTCTTTTCATCGGCATTGTCCTCGCCGTGAACGGCATCATCGGCTGCATGCAGGAGCACTCGGCCGGGAAGGCGGCGCTCGCGTTGCGCAAACTGGAACAGCCGAAGGCGAACGTTGTCCGCGAGGGGCAAACTCAGGAGATCGACGCCCAGCTCCTCGTGCCGGGCGATCTGGTTCTGCTCGAGGCGGGCGGACGCGTGCCGGCCGACATGCGACTAACCGCCGTAACCGACCTTGTCTGCGACGAATCGTTACTGACGGGAGAATCGGCTCCGGTCCATAAGACCATCTTCCCCGTCGAGGTCCACGGCGGCTCCGTTGCCTTCGCGGGAACGCTCGTTACGCGTGGTCGCGGGCGCGGTATCGTCGCGGCGACCGGAGCGGCCACGGAGATCGGAAAAATCGCCGCGGAGATCGGCAAGGCATCCCTTGCCAAGCCTCCCTTAATGATCCGCCTGGAGCGCTTCTCCCAACTCATCGCCTGGATAGTTGCGGCTGCCGTCGCTCTGCTCGTCCTCGTTGGAATTGTCCGGGCTATGGCGCCGAGCGAGCTCTTCATGATGTCCGTCGGCCTCGCGGTGAGCGCGATCCCTGAAGGCTTGCCGATAGCGATCTCGGTCGCGCTGGCGATCAGCATGCGCCGCATGGCCAAAGCACACGTGATCGTGCGCCGAATGCCCGCCGTGGAGGCTCTCGGCTCCTGCACGATGATCGCCACCGACAAGACCGGCACATTGACGCTCAACGAGCTGACCGTGACGGATATCCGCTTGCCGGACGGCACCGATATTGTCTGCGATACGGGCGCTGATCTGGACGCCTGCACGATTCGGGGCGATGGAACCCCTCCCGCGGAGGCACGGGAACGTGCCCTTGCCCTGTTCAAGGCCGCGTCACTGCCTAACGAAGGATCGCTGGTCAGGAACGCGAACGGCTGGACCGCCGTCGGCGATACGGTCGACGTCGCATTGCTGGCGGCCGCCTACAAGGCGGGCTTGCCGCGGGAGGCTATCGAGAATGCCTATCCTCTGGTCGCCCGGATCCCCTATGAGCCGGACCTCAAATACGCTGCCTCGTTTCACCGTCACGGCGACAGCGTTCGCATCTTCGTCAAGGGCGCAGCGGAAACCCTGATCGACATGGCCGATCGAATGGACGTGGCCGGTCGCGCCGAGCCGATCGATCGTGAGGTCCTTCTCCGCCAAAAGGAAGAGATGGCCGCGCGCGGTTTACGCGTGCTTGCCTTTGCGGAGGGCGAAACGGCGGTTGAGCCGGATGGAGACTTCGGCCGGCACCTGCTCGTCGACCTTGTCTTCCTGGGGTTTGCCGGAATGCAGGATCCGGTGCGGCCGGAGGTACCGCAGGCGATTCGCGATTGCCACTCAGCAGGCGTGGACGTGGCGATGGTCACCGGCGACGACCCGAGAACCGCGGCGGCAATTGCATCCCATGCCGGACTGATATTCACCGAAGATCAGGTGGTCACCGGCGAAGACGTGCGCAGGGCCGAGGAGAACGGGCAGGAGAGTCTGGACAGACTAACCCGCCATGGCCGCGTCTATGCGCGTGTGGCTCCGGCGCAAAAACTGGCGATCGTCCTCTCGCTCGCGCGCAACGGGCACTTCGTCGCCGTGACAGGCGACGGCGTCAACGATGCGCCTGCGCTGAAGCACGCGCATATCGGCGTGGCGATGGGGCGCAAGGGTACGGAGGTGGCCAAGGAGAGCGCCGATATAGTCACCACCGATGACAATTTCGCCTCGATCGTCAGCGGTATCCGCGAGGGCCGGGTCGCCTATGCGAACATCCGCAAGGTCATCTTCATGCTGATGTCGACGGGGGCCGCGGAGCTGCTGCTGTTCCTGCTGGCGATCCCACTCGGATTGCCGATGCCCCTTCTTCCCGTGCAGTTGCTTTGGCTCAACCTCGTGACCAACGGCATTCAGGACATTGCGCTCGCCGGCGAAAGTCCGGAAGGCGACGAGCTTAGCCGCGCGCCACGCGCTCCGTCCGAGCCGATCTTTGACCGGCTCATGATCCGACGCATCTGGCAATCCATGCTGGTCATGGGAGCCGGAGGTTTCGCGATGTTTTACGTTCTGCTCGAGCAGGGCTATGGCGAGAGCGAAGCCCGCAATCTGCTGCTGTTGTTGTTCGTGCTTTTCGAGAACTTTCAGACGCTGGCGAGCCGCTCCGAGCGCAAATCCATCTTCCAGCTCGGCTTTCTTGCCAACCCGCTTCTGCTTCTCTCAATCGCAGCGGCCCAGTGCCTTCATATCGCTGCGATGTACATTCCGATTCTCAGCGAGCGCTGCAGGTTTCACCGATCTCGTTCTCAGAGTGGGCGCTCCTGCTTGTTGCAGCATCGTCTGCCCTCCTGGTCGTGGAGATCGACAAGTGGCGGGTCCGCAGCAAGCCGGCCGACCTTCGCGCACCGTGAGTTCATTCCGTCGTGAACTCATCTAGCTGACAGTCAGGAAATACACCGCGACGCCGGTTCCTGAGGCGAGAAGCGATACAACGGCGAGCGGTCCCCAATAGCGTCCTGTTCCCGACGCCATCGCCACCATCACCCGTCCGCCTGCGTTTGCGAGTATCGCGACGAGCACTGCGGCTCCGACGATCTGTAGCGGTGCGGCTCCGCCTCCAGCGCGCAACGCCGTCAGCACCGCAACGTCGACGTCGAATATCCCTGACGCTGCCGATATGCCGACCAAGCTGTTGTCGCCCATACCGGCCATCAAGGCCGCGCCGGCCGTCGCGGTCAAGGCAAACAGGCCTGCAAAAACAAGAAGCGGAAAGAGTTCGAACGGATTGCGTGCAGTGATCGGTTCGTCGGCGGGAGGTGCAGTCCTGGCGATCAGAGCGACACCACCCGCGGCGAAAACCAACGCCGCTGCGATGGTTGGCAGAACAACTTCGGGGAAGACCGGCGGAGAGACGAAAAGAATTACCGTCAGCACTCGCAATAGCGAGACGACGGCGGCGAAGCTCGCGGCTCCGGCCAGCGGCCCTGGCTCCTCGCCGGAGCGTGACTTCTGCCCGAAACTGGCTGTCACGGCAGTCGATGAAACGACTGCGCCCACCAGCCCGCCCACAACCAGTCCTCTCGACGAGCCAAGCAGACGAACCGCGACGTAGCCAACAAATGAAATGGTGGCGCTCAGAACCGTGAAGAACCAGATTTCACGTGGATTGAAACCGCCCCATGGGTCGATGGCATGGTTTGGAAGAAGAGGCAGCCCGATGGCGGTCATCGCCACCAGCACGAGGGCCGAACGCAGCTCGATCCATGACAGCGTCTTGAGAAGATTGTGCATTAGCTCGCGGCTGGCGAGCACGCCAGCGAGCGCAGCGGCGCCCGCCGCCGCCACCCTGTAGTCGCCAGTCACAGCCAATCCGCCGAGCGCAAAAACCGCCAATCCGGCAATGACGCCGGTGACGCTGAAATCCTCATCGTGCCGCGCCTCGCGCAGCTTGAACCAGGTGAAACTCAGCGCGAAGCTCATGAAACCGGCGGCAAATATCAGGTCGCTCCTATGTGCATGGGACAGTGCCGCCAGGATCCCGCCAAGCAGACCCGAAATGCCGTAGGTGCGGATGCCTGCCGTGCGGCTGCCTTCCGGCGCCTCCCTTTCCCGCCATCCACGCTCGAGTCCCACGAGCAGGCCTATGGCAAGGGCGAGCCCCAGACGGAGAATAAGAGGTTCCATTCGTTTCCGGCTTCGCCTTCTTGCAACGTGTTAATGTCGGCGCTCGCTCGAAGCGCAAGTCGTGATCACCGGTCCGGTGTGCCCGACCCGGAAAACATATCCGATTTGAAGCGGACGGGCAGCGAACGGCTTTGCAAATGGCGATCGGCAGATCATAGGCGGAAAGCCATTAACGATGTTGAACGAACCTGATTTGCCAACGTCGGGGTATTTGGATCGCGATCGATGTCAGAGAAAGGGCAGCAGCAGCCGCTAGCCACGGGGCCAGATTTCCCACTGTCTGCACGAGGGCTGCCCCCAAAACTGCTCCTGCCATCATGCCGAGCCACGGCACGATCTGGATGGCCAAATGCGTGTTGCGGATGCCCATCGCCCAGCGCCCCAAACCTCGTCCGAAGCGTGACAGGGCCCCGGTGACATACGTCAAGCCAACCGGCAGCCCTTCGATCTGCTCGACAGAGGCGTTGATTG
Encoded here:
- a CDS encoding universal stress protein, which produces MTYKTVLLVLDANQYETDLTAAADLCAAAQAHLSVLLVKLAAPPQFADHAGLSVAWLDVRMAEIEQLEKAVQAAQTTLKDLGVSFDVAGEHTEPAWADNIVGGRARYADVTVMGASMDPSLWTRAIEGALFYSARPVLLAGRRRSATLLPKRIVLAWNSSFESTRAAREVLDMMRGAEAVNVVLVDPTAASARNGEEPGADVARYLARHGIKVTVDRLSSEGRRVEEVLNQHALDTSADLIVMGAYGHSRLREKIFGGVTKAMIEAPIVPVLMVR
- a CDS encoding MgtC/SapB family protein, coding for MEPLILRLGLALAIGLLVGLERGWREREAPEGSRTAGIRTYGISGLLGGILAALSHAHRSDLIFAAGFMSFALSFTWFKLREARHDEDFSVTGVIAGLAVFALGGLAVTGDYRVAAAGAAALAGVLASRELMHNLLKTLSWIELRSALVLVAMTAIGLPLLPNHAIDPWGGFNPREIWFFTVLSATISFVGYVAVRLLGSSRGLVVGGLVGAVVSSTAVTASFGQKSRSGEEPGPLAGAASFAAVVSLLRVLTVILFVSPPVFPEVVLPTIAAALVFAAGGVALIARTAPPADEPITARNPFELFPLLVFAGLFALTATAGAALMAGMGDNSLVGISAASGIFDVDVAVLTALRAGGGAAPLQIVGAAVLVAILANAGGRVMVAMASGTGRYWGPLAVVSLLASGTGVAVYFLTVS
- a CDS encoding bifunctional acetate--CoA ligase family protein/GNAT family N-acetyltransferase encodes the protein MSIRNLHHAIDPKSLAIVGASDRAGSLGRVVIQNVIGTGFEGEIWPINPKHEQVAGHRCYSRVADVPGVPDLAVIVTPPQTVPALIHELGKKGTRAAVVITAGINADEGLKQAMLEAAKPFLLRIIGPNTVGLIVPSARLNASFAHMQAQRGGIALLSQSGAITTSLIDWAADNNVGFSKIVSLGDMADADAGDFLDLFAGDPETHAIVMYLETISNPRKFLSAARAAARVKPVVAIKAGRHAEAAKAAATHTGALSGADRVVDAALRRAGILRIEGLGELFDATETVARFPPLERGRVAIVTNGGGAGVLVVDRLVDFACALADLSPDTIRALDRILPANWSRDNPVDIIGDAPPDRYRRAVEIIAQDPELDILIVMNCPTGLASPVDAARAVASLARSGTISGKPVLTCWLGGRTAGAGREVLQQAGLASYDTPSDVALAASYLARWSKAQQALVRVPSSQDEEVPCDRALVQSIFHKVAAEGRRMLSELEAKSVIAAYGIPVPHTVIAKSPEEAEAVAGRLLAGATKVVIKLVSKSITHKSDVGGVVLDIRSAVAARQAAEAMAARLKVHDPTAVVDGFAVQPMIERKHAWELIAGISRDSIFGPVVLFGSGGVSVEVVADTAVALPPLDAVLAGDLIDQTRVGKLLAGFRNEPPADRSAICKALTALSQMTVDFPCVLSMDINPLVASAEGVTALDARIEIDPQTVARPGPNRDLAIRPYPSGWEKQVTLADRLYHLRPIRPPDAALYPDFLSKTSSADIRFRFLSSRKHFQDQMLVRLTQIDYEREMAFVALDRQSGELAGIARLYADPDHEAAEYGLLIRTDLQGHGLGWALLAQLRDYATADGLKRIEGLILSDNAKMLKMCKEFGFSISSHPTDATLRIATLALQSQA